In one window of Lewinella sp. 4G2 DNA:
- the tilS gene encoding tRNA lysidine(34) synthetase TilS yields the protein MPSFTDRVLTHISENHLFTRADRLLLAVSGGVDSMVMAHLLHANGFNISLIHVNYQLRGSESDADEEFVHNWALAQDAKLWTKRVDLTQERRNGESIQMVARRVRRRYFEEILDEYNYDYLLTGHQLNDQLETLLINLIRGTGIRGFASLKASNGKYRRPLLSELSDDVVSYANETGLVWREDSSNSSDKYLRNKIRHHLSPLLFELGMTRQSLVNTNRHLQLARRLFEDQVGELKHQLIRTVENHTYLKLPVHRSMQEQLDLVQELLGEYPFVREQYRQVLANTSLSLEEGGWLLSKQGELLLLQKMPTNVSLTNASETITTLPARISSAGIEYQLHLVDRPDNLTSSDVQYLSPAACGYDVNQPRCSIQVTPRHTGEKLQPLGMFGQQKTVKKVLQELGIPPQLRSALSFLRNSEGHILALPGFLITHAGQVRSTDVKVISITLKKKMPDSN from the coding sequence ATGCCGTCCTTCACCGATCGGGTACTCACCCACATTTCTGAAAATCACCTTTTTACCCGCGCAGATCGCTTACTGCTAGCAGTCAGTGGCGGCGTCGATAGTATGGTGATGGCGCATCTGCTGCACGCTAACGGTTTCAACATTAGCCTGATCCACGTTAACTACCAACTTCGCGGTAGTGAATCGGACGCTGACGAGGAGTTCGTACACAATTGGGCGCTGGCGCAGGATGCCAAGCTATGGACCAAGCGAGTGGATTTAACTCAAGAAAGAAGAAATGGCGAAAGCATTCAGATGGTCGCCCGCAGAGTTCGGCGTAGGTATTTTGAGGAAATTCTGGATGAGTATAACTACGATTACCTACTGACCGGACACCAACTGAACGACCAACTCGAGACACTACTCATCAATCTTATCCGCGGAACGGGAATTCGCGGCTTTGCTTCTCTTAAAGCCAGCAACGGCAAATACCGTAGACCGCTACTTTCGGAATTAAGCGATGACGTAGTAAGCTATGCGAATGAAACAGGTTTAGTTTGGCGCGAGGATAGTAGCAATTCTTCCGATAAATACTTGCGCAATAAGATTCGTCATCACCTCTCTCCCCTACTCTTTGAACTGGGTATGACGCGTCAAAGCCTGGTAAATACAAATCGGCATTTACAACTCGCACGCCGGCTATTCGAAGACCAGGTTGGGGAACTAAAGCACCAGCTCATCCGCACTGTTGAGAATCACACCTATCTAAAGCTACCGGTCCATCGGTCGATGCAGGAGCAGCTAGATCTGGTCCAAGAGTTACTCGGTGAATATCCGTTTGTGCGGGAGCAATACCGACAAGTGTTGGCGAATACTTCCTTATCTCTAGAGGAAGGAGGCTGGTTACTCAGTAAGCAGGGTGAGCTATTGCTGCTTCAGAAAATGCCAACCAATGTTTCGTTAACTAATGCGTCGGAGACTATCACTACGTTGCCCGCGAGGATTAGCTCTGCAGGAATTGAATACCAACTGCATCTAGTGGACCGGCCAGATAATCTGACCTCGTCTGATGTCCAGTATTTATCGCCCGCAGCCTGTGGATACGATGTGAATCAACCACGCTGCTCAATCCAGGTCACTCCGAGACATACGGGTGAAAAACTTCAGCCTCTAGGCATGTTCGGGCAGCAGAAGACGGTAAAGAAAGTGCTTCAAGAATTGGGGATTCCCCCGCAGTTACGCAGCGCATTATCTTTTCTTAGGAACAGTGAAGGTCATATCCTAGCTCTGCCTGGTTTCTTGATCACTCATGCGGGCCAGGTTCGATCCACAGATGTGAAGGTCATAAGCATCACCCTCAAAAAAAAGATGCCCGACTCAAATTGA
- a CDS encoding tRNA-(ms[2]io[6]A)-hydroxylase yields the protein MESAATVQMLNLQLPTDPRWVNLAEMDLAEILTDHAYCEQKATTSCISLVQGYPDYPELVAEVAPVVTEEWGHFRMVLHELDKRGLKLGRQRKDEYVNGLMKFLQKGGGREKALMEKLLLCALIEARSCERFRLLSLYCADADLRAFYHKFMVAEAGHYVLFIELARKYFDRATVDQRWAEWLAYEKELLETMEVRGDRMH from the coding sequence ATGGAAAGCGCGGCCACCGTTCAAATGCTGAACCTCCAACTCCCTACGGATCCCCGTTGGGTGAACCTTGCGGAAATGGACCTCGCCGAGATTCTCACCGACCATGCCTATTGCGAGCAAAAGGCAACCACCAGTTGCATTTCTCTGGTACAGGGTTACCCTGATTACCCGGAGCTCGTTGCTGAGGTTGCTCCCGTGGTCACCGAAGAATGGGGTCACTTCCGGATGGTCCTGCACGAACTGGACAAACGTGGGTTGAAGCTCGGTCGGCAGCGAAAGGACGAGTACGTTAACGGCCTCATGAAATTCCTCCAAAAAGGAGGAGGGCGCGAAAAAGCCCTCATGGAGAAGTTGTTGCTCTGCGCACTCATCGAAGCCCGCAGCTGTGAACGCTTTCGCCTGCTGAGTCTCTACTGTGCAGACGCGGATCTGCGTGCCTTCTACCACAAGTTCATGGTGGCCGAGGCAGGGCACTACGTGCTGTTCATCGAATTGGCCCGCAAATACTTTGACCGCGCTACCGTCGACCAACGCTGGGCGGAATGGTTGGCCTACGAAAAGGAGTTGCTGGAAACCATGGAAGTCCGCGGAGACCGGATGCACTAA
- a CDS encoding flagellar motor protein MotB, whose translation MKNTYFLLFLLAIGLSSCNQGKVKELEVKLNSSEEQREMLTTQLESVQRTNGDLLARMEDLSVISKEGATSIRESLQSISGQTSYITELNRSIARKDSLNMALVMNLKRSLDNINDDDVQVEVRGGKVHVSISDNLLFASGSARVNAAANKVLQKVGLVLNDHRDLNIIVEGHTDNVPVRANGIADNWDLSAKRATAVVRTLVNQYQVDPARLSAAGRAEYDPRGDNSTPQGRARNRRTEIVITPSLDEFFDLAKQQGMQG comes from the coding sequence ATGAAAAATACCTATTTTTTACTGTTTTTGCTCGCCATCGGCCTGAGCAGTTGCAACCAGGGCAAAGTAAAAGAACTCGAAGTGAAGCTGAACTCCAGCGAAGAGCAACGAGAAATGTTGACCACGCAACTGGAAAGCGTACAGCGGACTAACGGTGACTTGCTGGCCCGTATGGAAGACCTCTCCGTCATCAGTAAAGAAGGAGCCACGAGCATCCGGGAAAGCCTGCAGAGCATCAGCGGGCAAACCAGCTACATCACCGAACTGAACCGGTCAATCGCTCGCAAGGATAGCCTGAACATGGCACTCGTCATGAACCTGAAACGCTCCTTGGACAACATCAATGATGACGACGTCCAGGTAGAAGTACGGGGTGGAAAAGTGCACGTCAGCATCAGCGACAATCTGTTGTTCGCTTCCGGTTCCGCGCGCGTAAATGCCGCCGCAAACAAGGTCTTGCAAAAGGTCGGCCTGGTGCTGAACGACCACCGTGACCTCAACATCATCGTAGAGGGGCATACTGACAATGTCCCCGTCCGTGCTAATGGCATCGCCGATAACTGGGATTTGAGCGCAAAACGCGCCACGGCCGTGGTGCGTACCCTCGTTAATCAGTACCAGGTAGACCCTGCGCGCCTTTCCGCCGCTGGCCGCGCGGAGTACGACCCCCGCGGTGATAACAGCACGCCACAGGGCCGCGCACGTAACCGCCGGACTGAAATCGTCATTACCCCTAGCCTTGACGAATTCTTTGACCTCGCCAAGCAGCAGGGAATGCAGGGCTAG
- a CDS encoding T9SS type A sorting domain-containing protein, whose protein sequence is MKLKFYTLLFAVCLLSAGNVSGQSAFPGYDDWEASVDALVAAVGISGVDQPEMSGQDSIAAVDVADPFSFLGKGGADASGMGIVAIPTIDPPSGGAGNQFFHLIYFDGSEGMYHYVLDDNTGEPAEFLWEASTQTGNETFVNGFETNSGNFTEVMPVMPGLPTFMEVLAFLPVELTSFTGDAVKDGIRLNWATASELDNDFFTLQRANDAGEFITVAEVAGAEDAEYGATYEYIDESPVTGANYYRLIQTDLDGTVNDLNAIVVVQYKGAIQAEVAVYPNPTSSNLNVKLGQGWGDAPVRAALYDAAGRQVVQWTISAGSVSTESIAGYPVGIYQLRLQNADQTVSTRVVIE, encoded by the coding sequence ATGAAATTGAAATTTTACACATTACTATTTGCCGTTTGCCTTTTGTCTGCTGGTAACGTTAGCGGTCAGTCAGCCTTCCCGGGATACGATGATTGGGAGGCCAGCGTTGATGCTTTAGTTGCCGCAGTCGGTATATCCGGCGTTGACCAACCTGAAATGTCTGGTCAAGACTCCATCGCTGCCGTTGACGTGGCAGACCCCTTTTCCTTCCTTGGTAAGGGGGGTGCTGATGCGTCAGGCATGGGTATCGTAGCTATTCCCACCATTGATCCACCTTCCGGTGGCGCCGGCAATCAATTCTTCCACCTAATCTACTTTGATGGTTCTGAAGGCATGTACCACTACGTTCTGGACGACAACACGGGTGAGCCTGCCGAATTTTTGTGGGAAGCCTCTACGCAAACCGGGAACGAGACCTTCGTTAATGGATTTGAGACTAACAGTGGAAACTTTACTGAGGTAATGCCCGTAATGCCAGGTTTACCAACCTTCATGGAGGTACTGGCTTTCCTTCCCGTCGAGTTGACCTCCTTCACTGGAGACGCCGTAAAAGATGGCATCCGCTTAAATTGGGCAACGGCTTCCGAGCTCGATAATGATTTCTTCACCCTCCAGCGTGCGAATGATGCGGGTGAGTTCATCACCGTTGCTGAAGTGGCTGGTGCCGAAGATGCAGAGTACGGTGCTACGTATGAGTACATCGATGAAAGCCCCGTTACGGGAGCGAATTACTACCGCTTGATCCAGACCGATCTTGACGGTACGGTAAATGACCTTAACGCCATCGTGGTTGTCCAGTACAAGGGCGCCATTCAGGCGGAAGTGGCAGTTTACCCAAACCCGACTTCTTCAAATCTTAACGTTAAGCTTGGCCAGGGCTGGGGTGATGCCCCCGTTCGCGCCGCGCTTTACGATGCTGCGGGCCGCCAGGTTGTCCAGTGGACAATCAGTGCCGGTTCCGTCTCTACCGAATCTATTGCGGGCTACCCAGTTGGTATCTATCAACTGCGGTTGCAAAACGCAGATCAGACAGTAAGCACACGTGTCGTGATTGAATAA
- the glgP gene encoding alpha-glucan family phosphorylase has translation MLTQTSQEMKLKRIFIKSQLPEKLAFLQTLSHNIWWSWNADAQELFRSIDPEQFVALNYNPVALLESVDPSRLLELSQDKAYLKQVAAVKKSFEKYMAVPKKKGPKLAYFSMEYGLHISLKLYSGGLGVLAGDYLKEASDSNVELFGVGLLYRYGYFNQGLSMNGDQIHLYPPQKFTQLPIQPVRGADGNWLKVAVPIQGRIVQAKIWKLPIGRINLYLLDTDHEDNSQDDRALTHMLYGGDNEHRLKQEILLGIGGVRAIEAMDLQPEVYHLNEGHAGFLSIERLKNFVDTGMDFKEAKEAVRSSSLYTTHTPVPAGHDHFPEHMMRNYLYNYAGDLGISWEDFIALGRTNPHDAGEDFNMSKLSIALSQRVNGVSKLHGEVSQEMFTPLYPGYTAEEVHIGYVTNSVHYPTWIANDLHKLYSTEFGKDWVADQSNHDIWRKIHKVDDKKLFSVQQNLKTRLLDYVREKLQVDMQRRGESPRMIFDILSKIDNEALVLGFARRFATYKRATLLFQNEERLEKLVNRTGQPVIFLFAGKAHPADQGGQDLIRHIIHISKKPQFAGKVIFLEDYNMEMAKFLTQGVDIWLNTPTRPLEASGTSGMKAALNGRPNFSVLDGWWAEGYRPDAGWALPLERTYEEQHLQNELDAEVIYHTMEEDIIPTYFDRDKSGISKKWMGYVKQIIAEVAPTFTMKRMMDDYYDRFYFPLGESEQAFSKENYQPAKDLASWKANVIEKWEGIRVRENNSFDSVNHALPVGETFTANLLVDLNGLSSEDVTLEACFYHRADDGKVTLKRADSFKVAPAQDGAYKYTLDVDPQLAGVYEYGFRLRPTHPLMPHAQDLNLVYWL, from the coding sequence ATGCTAACTCAAACCAGTCAGGAGATGAAGCTTAAGCGCATCTTCATCAAAAGTCAGCTCCCCGAAAAACTTGCCTTTCTGCAAACCCTCAGCCACAATATCTGGTGGTCCTGGAATGCAGACGCGCAAGAGTTGTTCCGGTCAATTGACCCCGAACAATTCGTCGCCCTGAACTACAACCCGGTCGCACTGCTGGAAAGCGTTGACCCCTCCCGCTTGCTTGAACTCTCCCAGGACAAAGCCTACCTGAAGCAGGTAGCCGCCGTGAAGAAGAGTTTCGAGAAGTACATGGCCGTCCCCAAGAAGAAAGGGCCAAAACTCGCCTACTTCAGTATGGAGTACGGGCTGCACATCAGTCTGAAGTTGTACAGTGGCGGCCTCGGCGTACTGGCGGGCGATTACCTCAAGGAGGCGTCCGATAGTAATGTGGAGCTGTTCGGCGTAGGCCTCCTCTACCGCTATGGCTACTTCAACCAGGGCCTGAGCATGAACGGTGACCAAATTCACCTCTACCCACCCCAAAAGTTCACCCAGCTACCGATCCAGCCCGTACGCGGAGCCGACGGTAATTGGTTAAAGGTGGCCGTCCCCATTCAGGGGCGGATCGTCCAGGCCAAGATCTGGAAATTACCCATTGGCCGGATCAACCTGTACCTGCTGGACACCGACCACGAGGACAACAGCCAGGACGATCGCGCGCTCACCCACATGTTGTACGGTGGCGATAACGAGCACCGGCTAAAGCAGGAAATTCTGCTGGGCATCGGTGGCGTCCGAGCCATTGAAGCGATGGATCTGCAACCGGAGGTCTACCACCTTAACGAAGGCCACGCTGGTTTCCTAAGCATTGAGCGTCTCAAGAATTTCGTGGACACGGGCATGGACTTCAAGGAAGCCAAGGAAGCCGTTCGCTCCAGTAGCCTGTACACGACCCACACACCCGTCCCGGCCGGTCACGACCACTTCCCGGAGCACATGATGCGGAACTACCTGTACAACTACGCCGGTGACCTTGGAATCAGCTGGGAAGACTTCATCGCGTTAGGCAGAACTAACCCACACGATGCTGGTGAGGACTTCAATATGTCCAAACTATCCATCGCGCTCTCCCAACGCGTGAATGGCGTTTCCAAACTGCACGGGGAAGTCAGCCAGGAAATGTTTACCCCGCTCTACCCAGGATACACGGCCGAAGAGGTCCACATCGGTTACGTCACCAACTCAGTCCACTACCCTACCTGGATTGCAAACGATCTCCACAAACTTTACAGCACGGAGTTTGGCAAGGATTGGGTAGCTGACCAAAGCAACCACGACATCTGGCGGAAGATCCACAAGGTCGACGACAAGAAACTCTTCAGCGTGCAGCAAAACCTGAAGACGCGTTTGCTCGACTACGTGCGTGAAAAGCTTCAGGTCGATATGCAACGCCGTGGGGAAAGCCCCCGGATGATCTTTGACATCCTCAGTAAGATTGATAACGAGGCGCTCGTACTGGGCTTCGCCCGACGCTTTGCCACCTACAAACGGGCCACCCTACTCTTCCAGAATGAAGAGCGCCTGGAGAAGTTGGTCAACCGCACCGGCCAACCGGTCATCTTCCTCTTCGCGGGGAAAGCCCACCCCGCCGACCAGGGTGGTCAGGATTTGATCCGTCACATCATTCATATTTCTAAAAAGCCACAGTTCGCGGGTAAGGTGATCTTCCTGGAGGACTACAACATGGAGATGGCCAAGTTCCTCACTCAGGGTGTCGATATTTGGTTAAATACTCCGACGCGCCCACTAGAAGCCTCCGGAACTTCCGGTATGAAGGCCGCCCTCAATGGCCGCCCGAACTTCTCCGTCCTCGACGGTTGGTGGGCCGAAGGGTACCGCCCGGACGCTGGTTGGGCGCTCCCGCTCGAGCGTACCTACGAAGAGCAACACCTGCAGAATGAGTTGGACGCAGAGGTGATCTACCATACTATGGAAGAGGACATCATCCCTACTTATTTCGACCGTGACAAGTCCGGTATCAGTAAGAAATGGATGGGCTACGTCAAGCAAATCATTGCCGAGGTGGCTCCCACCTTCACGATGAAGCGCATGATGGACGACTATTATGACCGATTCTACTTCCCCCTCGGGGAAAGTGAGCAAGCTTTCAGCAAGGAGAACTACCAGCCTGCCAAGGACCTGGCTTCGTGGAAAGCCAACGTGATCGAAAAATGGGAGGGTATTCGCGTACGTGAAAACAACTCCTTCGATAGTGTCAATCACGCCCTGCCAGTTGGCGAAACCTTCACGGCTAACCTCCTGGTGGACCTAAACGGCCTCAGTAGTGAAGACGTCACCCTGGAAGCTTGCTTCTACCACCGGGCTGACGACGGTAAGGTTACCCTCAAGCGCGCCGACTCCTTCAAGGTCGCTCCCGCCCAGGACGGCGCTTATAAGTATACCCTGGACGTCGATCCGCAACTTGCCGGCGTTTACGAGTATGGTTTCCGCCTCCGCCCCACCCATCCGCTGATGCCACACGCTCAGGACCTGAACCTAGTTTACTGGTTATAA